The Humulus lupulus chromosome 4, drHumLupu1.1, whole genome shotgun sequence genome has a window encoding:
- the LOC133829568 gene encoding organic cation/carnitine transporter 7-like, whose protein sequence is MAMADSDHTKEEDVSGYGHGYTVDEGLSAVGFGKFQTRMLCYAGLGYFADASELMLLSFIGPALQSQWSLSTSQQTLLSTVVFAGMLFGASVWGLVSDHFGRRPSFLGISLLITLASFFSSFSPNYTALLILRALVGVGLGGGPVFSCWFLEFVPVSDRGKWMVVFCTFWTFGTIFEAALAWIVMPTLNWRWLLALSSIPSFGLVLFYPLIPESPRYLCANHRLADAQHIMENIALVNQAKLPPGTLVADLPQHTVSENEDESESENKVDYSNSNTTPLLKNRPQSSQPLSSSLSLIFSPKYIRTTILLWVLYFGNSFSYYGIILLTSELSAGQTKCHHYLDWNSERETGGGGGGGSSSLYVDVFITSLAEVPGIVLSAFIVDRVGRKLSMIIMFLMACVFLLPLAFNFNFNSTTSSTTGLLFGARMCTLGTFTVACIYAPELYPTPMRATGSGVASAMGRIGGIVCPMVAVGLVAGCHQTAAVVLFEIVLLISALSVILFPYETKGQDLQDTLSASSPSSTSTIP, encoded by the exons ATGGCCATGGCTGACTCTGATCACACCAAAGAAGAAGACGTCAGTGGCTATGGCCATGGCTACACGGTGGACGAAGGTCTTTCGGCAGTGGGGTTCGGGAAGTTCCAAACAAGGATGCTCTGCTACGCAGGCCTCGGCTACTTCGCCGACGCCTCCGAACTGATGCTCCTCTCATTCATAGGTCCAGCTCTCCAATCCCAATGGTCCCTTTCAACCTCTCAGCAGACCCTTCTCTCCACCGTCGTCTTCGCCGGAATGCTCTTCGGAGCCTCCGTCTGGGGTCTCGTTTCAGACCACTTCGGAAGGAGGCCTTCTTTTCTCGGCATTTCGCTCCTCATCACTCTCGCTTCCTTCTTCAGCTCCTTCTCTCCCAATTACACGGCTCTCTTGATTCTCCGCGCTCTCGTCGGCGTCGGCTTGGGCGGTGGCCCCGTCTTCTCCTGCTGGTTCTTGGAGTTCGTTCCCGTTTCCGATCGAGGCAAATGGATGGTCGTCTTCTGCACTTTCTGGACTTTCGGCACCATTTTTGAGGCTGCGCTTGCTTGG ATTGTGATGCCGACGCTGAATTGGAGATGGCTTCTTGCCCTATCTTCCATACCATCGTTCGGATTGGTCCTGTTCTACCCGCTCATTCCAGAGTCTCCAAGGTACTTGTGTGCCAATCACAGACTTGCTGATGCACAGCATATAATGGAGAATATAGCTTTGGTCAACCAAGCAAAACTCCCTCCTGGAACCCTGGTCGCCGACTTACCACAACACACAGTCAGTGAGAATGAAGATGAAAGTGAAAGTGAAAACAAAGTTGATTATTCAAATTCCAACACCACCCCATTACTCAAAAACAGACCACAATCTTCACAACCCTTGTCGTCCTCCTTGTCTCTGATTTTCTCCCCAAAGTATATTCGAACCACAATCCTGCTCTGGGTCTTGTACTTTGGAAACTCATTTTCATACTATGGCATTATATTGCTGACATCGGAGCTAAGTGCCGGCCAAACCAAATGCCACCATTACTTGGACTGGAATTCAGAAAGAGAaaccggtggtggtggtggtggtggttcttctAGTCTGTACGTCGATGTGTTCATCACCAGTTTAGCTGAAGTTCCAGGGATTGTACTGTCAGCCTTCATTGTAGACAGAGTTGGACGAAAGCTCTCTATGATTATCATGTTCCTGATGGCTTGTGTTTTCCTCTTACCACTGGCGTTCAACTTCAACTTCAACTCTACGACTTCATCAACAACTGGGTTGTTGTTTGGTGCTCGTATGTGCACCCTAGGGACCTTCACAGTTGCCTGTATATATGCTCCAGAG ttGTACCCAACTCCGATGAGGGCAACTGGGAGTGGAGTAGCGAGCGCAATGGGAAGAATAGGAGGAATAGTGTGCCCTATGGTAGCAGTGGGACTCGTGGCTGGCTGCCACCAAACGGCTGCCGTTGTTCTGTTTGAGATAGTTTTACTTATCTCTGCTCTCTCTGTCATACTGTTTCCATATGAGACCAAGGGCCAGGATTTGCAGGACACGCTCTCTGCCTCTAGCCCTAGCTCTACCTCTACTATTCCCTAG
- the LOC133829565 gene encoding uncharacterized protein LOC133829565 — translation MKMRRVIVETGLDSISMDSIDGRRRRRPRSIASPLFLLLSLLLLLPINSDGSSSPGGRARPQTRTSSVFSLFNLKEKSKFWSESVIRSGEFDDLESPTSKLGLLNYTKAGNIANYLKLLEVDSIYLQVPVNFIFIGFEGKGNQEFKLESEELERWFTKIDHVFEHARIPQIGQVLDPFYKTSVEKELRHHLPIVSHVNYNFSVHAILMGEKVTSIFEQALRVLARDDDVSAANKDNVDSFYQVDLDAMEVLFSSLIEFLRLEDTYNVFILNPKRDVKRPKYGYRRGLSDSELNFLKENKTLQTMIRQSGGTPEAVLALDKIKKPLYEKHPGVEFSLRIAEDSDTVEWYNMCLEALNNIEKLTQGKDTAATIQTKVLQLLKGKNEDMKLVFEKELRSGDFSVQAECLTDTWIGKDRWAFIDLSAGPFSWGPAVGGEGVRTELSLPNVEKTIGSVSELTEDEAEDRLQDAIQEKFAVFGDKDHQAIDILLAEIDIYELFSFKHCKGRRVKLALCEELDERMRDLKNELQSFEGEEYDEAHKRKAVEALKRMEKWNLFSDTHEEHQNYTVARDTFLADLGATLWGSMRHIISPSMAEGAFHYYEKISFQLFFITQERVKRFEQLPVDLDALKIGLQSLLLPSQKFSFSPHMLPLSDDPALAMAFSVARRAAAVPLLLVNGTYRKNIHTYLDSSILQYQLQRLHDHGSLKGTHAHSRSTLEVPVFWFIHGEPLFVDKHYQAKALSDMIIVAQSETSTWESHLQCNGRSLLLDLRRPIKAALAAASEHVAGLIPLHLVYSQAHETAMEDWMWSVGCNPYSITSQGWHISQFQSDTIARSYIITTLEESIEMVNSAIHLLIMERTTEKTFKLFKSQERELVNKYNYVVSLWRRISTVSGELHYGDAIRLLHALEDSSKGFYSQVNATIALLHPIHCTRERKVDVVFDMTTIPAFLVVLGVLYIVLRPRRPKPKIN, via the exons ATGAAAATGAGAAGAGTGATTGTGGAGACTGGTTTGGACTCCATATCCATGGATTCCATAGACGGACGAAGAAGACGAAGACCAAGATCTATTGCATCTCCCTTGTTCCTCTTATTATCTCTCTTACTG TTGTTGCCGATCAACTCCGATGGATCTTCGTCTCCCGGTGGAAGAGCTCGACCTCAAACTCGCACCTCTTCAGTTTTCTCCTTGTTTAATCTCAAAGAGAAGAGCAAATTCTGGAGCGAGTCTGTTATTCGTTCCGGTG aatttgatgatttggaatCTCCCACCTCTAAACTGGGTCTTCTCAATTACACCAAGGCAG GTAACATTGCCAATTATCTGAAGCTACTCGAAGTTGACTCTATCTACCTTCAAGTTCCAGTCAATTTCATCTTCATAGGCTTTGAAGGCAAAGGAAACCAAG AATTTAAGCTTGAATCCGAAGAACTTGAGCGCTGGTTCACAAAAATTGATCACGTCTTTGAACATGCTCGGATTCCCCAAATTGGACAAGTCTTGGACCCATTTTACAAGACTAGCGTTGAAAAAGAGCTGCGCCACCATCTTCCTATCGTCAGTCACGTAAATTACAA CTTTTCCGTCCATGCAATACTGATGGGAGAAAAGGTTACCTCCATATTTGAGCAAGCATTACGTGTTTTAGCTCGCGATGATGATGTCTCTGCTGCTAACAA GGATAATGTGGATTCTTTTTATCAAGTGGATTTGGATGCTATGGAAGTCCTTTTCAGTAGCCTTATTGAATTTCTTCGACTTGAAGATACATATAATGTTTTCATTCTGAATCCAAAGCGTGatgtaaaaagacctaaatatgGATACAG AAGAGGTTTATCAGATTCAGAATTAAATTTTCTTAAAGAG AACAAGACTTTACAAACAATGATTCGTCAGTCAGGAGGCACTCCTGAAGCTGTTCTTG CCTTGGATAAGATTAAGAAGCCTTTGTACGAAAAACATCCCGGGGTAGAGTTCTCCTTGAGGATAGCTGAAGACAGTGATACG GTAGAGTGGTACAATATGTGCCTGGAAGCACTGAATAACATTGAGAAGTTAACTCAAGGGAAGGATACTGCCGCTACCATTCAGACCAAAGTGTTGCAG TTATTGAAAGGGAAGAATGAAGATATGAAGCTTGTTTTTGAAAAGGAATTAAGATCTGGAGATTTCAGTGTTCAAGCAGAATGTCTTACAGATACGTGGATTGGAAAAGACAG ATGGGCATTTATTGATTTGAGTGCGGGTCCTTTCTCATGGGGACCAGCAGTTGGTGGAGAAGGTGTGCGGACAGAACTGAGTTTACCAAATGTAGAAAAAACAATTGGCTCAGTTTCAG AGCTTACAGAAGATGAAGCTGAAGATCGCTTGCAAGATGCTATTCAGGAAAAGTTTGCTGTTTTTGGGGAT AAAGATCATCAAGCGATTGATATTCTTCTGGCTGAGATTGATATATATGAACTTTTTTCTTTCAAACATTGCAAGGGGAGGAGAGTTAAGCTGGCTCTTTGTGAAG AGCTTGATGAGAGAATGCGGGATTTGAAAAATGAGCTACAGTCATTTGAAGGTGAAGAATATGATGAAGCCCATAAAAGAAAAGCCGTAGAGGCACTGAAACGAATGGAGAAATGGAATTTGTTCAGTGATACTCATGAG GAGCACCAAAATTACACAGTGGCTCGAGATACTTTTCTAGCAGATTTGGGTGCAACATTATGGGGGTCGATGCGACACATCATATCACCTTCCATGGCTGAGGGGGCATTTCATTATTATGAAAAGATATCTTTTCAGTTGTTTTTCATCACACAGGAG AGAGTCAAACGTTTTGAACAATTACCAGTGGATCTTGACGCTCTAAAGATTGGGCTCCAATCTTTGTTGCTACCTTCTCAGAAGTTTTCTTTCAGTCCTCACAT GTTACCACTTTCAGACGATCCTGCTTTGGCAATGGCATTTTCTGTGGCACGGCGAGCAGCAGCTGTCCCACTATTGCTTGTTAATGGAACTTATAGGAAAAATATTCACACATATCTTGATTCCTCCATTCTGCAGTATCAACTACAGAGGTTGCATGATCATGGCTCTCTCAAAG GTACACATGCCCATAGCAGGTCCACACTGGAGGTTCCAGTGTTTTGGTTCATTCATGGTGAGCCATTGTTTGTTGACAAACATTATCAGGCTAAGGCACTTTCAGACATGATTATTGTTGCTCAGTCAGAGACCTCAACCTGGGAAAGCCATCTACAGTGCAATGGACGTTCACTTTTGTTGGATCTAAG GAGGCCAATAAAAGCTGCACTGGCTGCTGCTTCTGAACATGTGGCTGGTCTTATACCTCTACATCTTGTTTACAGTCAAGCCCATGAAACTGCAATGGAG GACTGGATGTGGTCGGTGGGATGCAATCCTTACTCCATCACTTCTCAAGGTTGGCACATTTCGCAGTTTCAGTCTGATACAATTGCTCGTAGTTACATCATAACAACTCTCGAAGAGTCTATAGAAATGGTCAATTCAGCCATCCATCTTCTTATCATGGAGCGTACAA CGGAAAAAACCTTCAAACTCTTCAAGTCTCAAGAGCGCGAGCTAGTTAACAAGTACAATTATGTTGTTAGCCTATGGAGAAGA atttcaaCTGTTTCCGGAGAATTGCATTATGGGGATGCCATAAGACTGTTACATGCTCTGGAAGACTCATCCAAAGG ATTCTATAGTCAAGTAAATGCAACGATAGCCCTTCTCCACCCAATTCACTGTACAAGAGAGAGAAAAGTGGATGTGGTGTTTGATATGACTACAATTCCTGCTTTTCTAGTTGTGTTGGGAGTCCTGTATATTGTGTTAAGGCCAAGACGACCGAAGCCAAAAATCAATTGA
- the LOC133829569 gene encoding uncharacterized protein LOC133829569, giving the protein MGCAVAGVTGLLVSPSSSSCAVVSRGGRGGRGRVTMSVATEKLGIKIEKNPPESKLTQMGVRNWPKWGCPPSKFPWTYEAKETCYLVQGKVKVTPEGAEEAVEIEAGDLVEFPKGMSCTWDVSLAVDKHYNFA; this is encoded by the exons ATGGGATGCGCAGTAGCAGGAGTCACAGGCTTGTTGGTATCACCATCGTCGTCGTCGTGTGCAGTAGTGAGCCGCGGTGGCCGTGGTGGCCGTGGCCGTGTGACCATGTCTGTGGCCACTGAGAAACTCGGAATCAAAATTGAGAAGAATCCTCCTGAGTCGAAGCTTACACAGATGGGAGTCAGAAATTGGCCCAA ATGGGGTTGCCCTCCGAGCAAGTTTCCATGGACGTACGAAGCAAAAGAGACATGTTATCTGGTGCAAGGGAAGGTGAAGGTGACGCCCGAGGGAGCCGAGGAGGCTGTGGAGATCGAGGCTGGTGACTTGGTGGAGTTTCCCAAAGGCATGAGCTGCACTTGGGATGTCTCTCTCGCTGTCGACAAGCACTATAACTTTGCTTAA